One genomic window of Lentisphaera araneosa HTCC2155 includes the following:
- a CDS encoding IMPACT family protein, whose product MYTLKSPCEFQLEVKKSRFLAHAVPIADVQQALDFFAEKSIASARHNCWAFKVGNDYRFNDDGEPSGTAGKPILSAIEYADLTNVAVLVIRWFGGIKLGTGGLCRAYGGSASDCLKSGEFIELRSFRSFEFKTNFDLAAQVHHVFKLHPPEAIEEDYQADGVLWKVKLDEALIKAFQDELKQVSRGQVTLQELKL is encoded by the coding sequence TTGTATACCTTAAAATCTCCCTGTGAATTTCAATTAGAAGTCAAGAAGAGTCGTTTTCTGGCTCATGCCGTGCCGATTGCGGATGTTCAGCAAGCGCTGGACTTTTTTGCGGAGAAAAGCATTGCTTCGGCGCGACATAATTGTTGGGCGTTCAAGGTGGGAAATGATTATCGTTTTAATGATGATGGTGAACCCTCGGGGACAGCGGGCAAACCGATTTTGTCGGCAATTGAATATGCGGATCTAACGAATGTGGCGGTCTTAGTTATTCGTTGGTTCGGGGGGATCAAGTTAGGGACGGGCGGGCTTTGTCGAGCTTATGGAGGAAGTGCCTCAGATTGCTTAAAGTCAGGGGAGTTCATTGAGCTGCGTTCTTTCCGTTCTTTTGAGTTTAAAACGAATTTTGATTTAGCAGCGCAAGTTCATCATGTCTTTAAACTGCATCCGCCAGAAGCTATTGAAGAAGATTATCAAGCCGATGGTGTTTTGTGGAAAGTAAAACTTGATGAAGCTTTGATCAAAGCTTTTCAAGATGAGCTCAAGCAAGTGAGTCGAGGTCAGGTTACTCTGCAGGAGCTCAAGTTATGA